A DNA window from Methylobacterium sp. NMS14P contains the following coding sequences:
- a CDS encoding maleate cis-trans isomerase family protein, which translates to MDAMKRPNRTTRLGMLTPSSNSVLEPATAHLLAGLAGVSAHFARFRVTEIGLSAAALDQFDPEPILAAAELLADARAAAILWNGTSGAWLGFDADERLSAAITDRTGCPASTAALAFRDLFRARDFRRIGLITPYTGDVQRRIQENWGVAGFDCGAERHLGLSENFAFAEAGPEAIAGMARAVAAEGVDAVAIVCTNLAGAALAPALEAELGVPVIDSVAVTLWKGLELAGFPTAHLAAHGRAFAAGGEGRP; encoded by the coding sequence ATGGATGCGATGAAACGACCGAACCGCACGACGCGTCTGGGCATGCTGACGCCCTCGTCGAACAGCGTCCTGGAGCCGGCCACCGCCCACCTGCTGGCCGGGCTCGCCGGCGTGAGCGCCCACTTCGCCCGTTTCCGCGTGACGGAGATCGGCCTGTCGGCGGCGGCCCTGGACCAGTTCGACCCCGAGCCGATCCTGGCGGCGGCCGAGCTGCTCGCCGACGCCCGCGCGGCCGCGATCCTGTGGAACGGCACCTCCGGCGCTTGGCTCGGCTTCGACGCGGACGAGCGCCTGAGCGCCGCGATCACCGACCGGACCGGGTGCCCGGCCTCCACCGCCGCGCTCGCCTTCCGCGACCTGTTCCGCGCCCGGGATTTCCGGCGGATCGGCCTCATCACGCCCTATACCGGCGACGTGCAGCGCCGGATCCAAGAAAACTGGGGCGTGGCCGGGTTCGACTGCGGCGCCGAGCGCCATCTCGGCCTGTCGGAGAACTTCGCCTTCGCCGAGGCGGGTCCGGAGGCCATCGCCGGCATGGCCCGGGCGGTGGCGGCCGAGGGCGTCGACGCGGTGGCGATCGTGTGCACGAACCTCGCGGGCGCCGCGCTCGCCCCGGCCCTGGAGGCCGAACTCGGCGTGCCGGTGATCGATTCCGTGGCCGTCACCCTGTGGAAGGGCCTGGAGCTGGCGGGCTTCCCGACGGCGCATCTCGCTGCCCATGGCCGCGCCTTCGCGGCGGGCGGGGAGGGCCGTCCGTGA